In Vibrio fluvialis, the DNA window ATTTATACGCAACCCGCGAACGAGTTTGTCGCCGGCTTTATGGGTCACTACAATCTGGTTGATGCCACGCAGGCGAAAACGCTGTTTAATCTGGACACGCCGTGGAAAGTCGCGATTCGTCCCGAGTCGATTTATGTCGCCGAGCACGGCCGTCACTATGGCGCGCACATCTCAGCGCCGCAGCGAGCGGTGATCAAAAGCCATCAGTTGCTGGGTAACGTGATTCGTTATCACGTGGCGGTGGATGAGTGCGAACTGACGGTCGATACCCTGAACCGCTCTTCCGAGCGTCTGTTGCCCAGCGGCAGTGCGCTGGAGCTACGTTTTAATCTTAATGAAATTCAACCTGTGAGTGCCTAAATGTCTCAGCCTCTGTACGTCTTTGATATGGACGACACCTTAATTGACGGCGATTGCGCCATGATCTGGAACGAGTTTCTGGTCGACAAAGGCATTGCCACCGATCCGGATTTTCTCGCACAGGATCGTTACCTGATGTCGCTGTATGCGCGCGGCGAAATGGACATGGAAGACTACCTCGATTACGTCATGCAGCCGCTGTTTGCGCTGTCAGTCGAACAAGTGCACGCGCTGATCGAAGAGTGCGTCGACAGCCGCATTCTGCCGCGCCTGTTTCCTCAGGCTAAAACCCTGATCGAGCAGCAAGGAAATGATGGCATCACCATGCTGATCATTTCCGCTTCCGTCAGTTTTCTGGTCGACGCCGTGGCACGCAAAATTGGCATCGAGCATGCGTTGGGGATTGATATGGCGGTACGCGATGGCCGCTACACCAGTGAGATTGTCGGCGTACCGAGTTATCGTGAAGGCAAAGTCACGCGCCTTGAAACCTGGCTGCTGACTCACCCCGAGCACGTGGGTGAACTGCATTTCTTCACCGATTCGATTAACGATCTGCCACTGTGCCAACATGCGGACTATGCCTATTTAGTCAATCCATGTGAGAAACTGGCACGTCATTCCCGCCCGCCACACTGGCAAGTACTGAACTGGGGATAACACTTTTCCCTTGATGTCACACCATCAAGGGAAAACTCTTTGCTTAATCCGCTTTGAGTCTCACATATGCATATTCTTGCGTGATAGATTACTCTCTACTAAATACTCATTAAATGGGTAAAGGGATGTTACGTACACCGAAGAAAATTGTTGTCCTGCTGGTTTTACTACCCGTTGCCCTCTTTTCTCTGTCGATTCCAATTTTGGAACGGCAGTATTCCCTTTATCTGCTTAACCATAAAATGGATGAAGTCAGCCAGTTCCTTGATACCCGAAGCACAGCGCTGAACGACATGATGCTGCAACAAGCCGAACAGTTACGTTTTGATTGCAGTGATGACGATATGAGCCTGATGCGCAACCCGAACTATTACAACAAGTTCGTGCGCATCATCGGCATCATCGGGGCTGATGGAAAAACCTGTTCAACCGTTGGCATGTATCTGGTTGAAAGTGAATTGGAAGGCGTTCGCATACCCGCTACTGGCTTCTACATGTCGACCACTCCGGAGTATGAGCATAGCGAGAGCGAGCTGCTGGTCAGTTATCGACACAATGGCAATACCGTCTATTGGGTACTTTATGGTGGCTGGGGTCAGGACATTCTCAAAACGCCATGCCTCGACTGCTTCTTCATGACTTTTAAGTTTCTCGACTCTTCCTTGGAACACATGAAAATCAAACGCGGTGATCCTGATATCGCCAAACAGGCATCGCGGATTTCCATCGCTATTCAGAGCAGCGATACTCAGATCATCAGCCAGATAACGCTCTCTGCCGGCGATAAACTGCATCACTACGCGCTGAGGCAACTAATTATTTGGGGCATCCCGCTCAGCCTGATACTCGGCATCATGATTGGCTTTGGTTATTTTATGCTGCGTAACTATCGCAACTCAATTGAAGGACTGATTGAGGTCGCCATCCGTGACAATGAGTTTGTTCCTTTTTATCAGCCGATTGTCGATAGTCGGGATGGCCGTATTGTCGGGTTTGAGGTGCTGTTGCGTTGGCAACGAGGTAACGAATGGGTTGCGCCCAGCCAATTCATTCAGGTAGCAGAAACCACGGGGTTGATTATCCCAATCACTGAACAACTGCTGAAAAAAGTGTTGGGAGATATGACCAGGCTGAACATGGAGCAATGGGTGAGTATCAATCTGGTCGCCGAACACGTTGAAACAGAGATTCTGTTTAATCTGCTGGAAAGGCTGAACTGGCCTCGGCCTCGACAAATCCAGTTTGAAATTACTGAACGTGTACCGATCAAAAACCTGCATTTTGCCGACGCCATGATTCAGCGCCTGACTCAGCACGGCTATCAGTTCAAAATTGATGATTTTGGGACCGGATATGGCGGCTTTTCCTATTTGCAAAAACTGCAGATAGACAGCATCAAAATCGACAAGATGTTCATCGATACCATCGAAACCACCGACGTTAAACGTAATATTCTCGATTCCATCATCGCCTCTGCGCGTGAAACGGACATTGAAGTGATTGCCGAAGGCGTGGAAACACAAAAACAAGTAGAGTATCTGACTCAGCGCGGTGTCTATTTGATTCAGGGGTTTGTTTACTTTAAACCGATGCCGCTGGCACAAGTGCTGCAACATCTGAAAAGTCCAATCGGTTCCGAATCTGCATAAAAAAGCCCGGCATCAGCCGGG includes these proteins:
- a CDS encoding HAD family hydrolase is translated as MSQPLYVFDMDDTLIDGDCAMIWNEFLVDKGIATDPDFLAQDRYLMSLYARGEMDMEDYLDYVMQPLFALSVEQVHALIEECVDSRILPRLFPQAKTLIEQQGNDGITMLIISASVSFLVDAVARKIGIEHALGIDMAVRDGRYTSEIVGVPSYREGKVTRLETWLLTHPEHVGELHFFTDSINDLPLCQHADYAYLVNPCEKLARHSRPPHWQVLNWG
- a CDS encoding EAL domain-containing protein, whose translation is MLRTPKKIVVLLVLLPVALFSLSIPILERQYSLYLLNHKMDEVSQFLDTRSTALNDMMLQQAEQLRFDCSDDDMSLMRNPNYYNKFVRIIGIIGADGKTCSTVGMYLVESELEGVRIPATGFYMSTTPEYEHSESELLVSYRHNGNTVYWVLYGGWGQDILKTPCLDCFFMTFKFLDSSLEHMKIKRGDPDIAKQASRISIAIQSSDTQIISQITLSAGDKLHHYALRQLIIWGIPLSLILGIMIGFGYFMLRNYRNSIEGLIEVAIRDNEFVPFYQPIVDSRDGRIVGFEVLLRWQRGNEWVAPSQFIQVAETTGLIIPITEQLLKKVLGDMTRLNMEQWVSINLVAEHVETEILFNLLERLNWPRPRQIQFEITERVPIKNLHFADAMIQRLTQHGYQFKIDDFGTGYGGFSYLQKLQIDSIKIDKMFIDTIETTDVKRNILDSIIASARETDIEVIAEGVETQKQVEYLTQRGVYLIQGFVYFKPMPLAQVLQHLKSPIGSESA